The Camelina sativa cultivar DH55 unplaced genomic scaffold, Cs unpScaffold00532, whole genome shotgun sequence genome contains a region encoding:
- the LOC104773387 gene encoding putative glucose-6-phosphate 1-epimerase, whose product MPLNLGNDSDDSSRIILTEPRGSTAEVLLFGGQVISWKNERREELLYMSSKAQYKPPKAIRGGIPVCFPQFGNFGGLERHGFVRNRLWSYDEDPSPLSPANKQSSVDLILKSTEDDLKTWPHSFELRIRITISPGKLTLIPRVRNIDSKAFSFMFTLRNYLYVSDISEVRVEGLETLDYLDNLMNKERFTEQADAITFDGEVDRVYLNTPTKIAVIDHERKRTIELRKEGMPNAVVWNPWDKKAKTIADMGDEDYKTMLCVDSGAIEPQVLLKPREEWKGRQELSIVSSSYCSGQLDPRKVLYGDN is encoded by the exons ATGCCTTTGAATTTAGGCAACGATAGCGATGATTCGTCCCGGATTATTTTGACTGAGCCTCGCGGTTCAACTGCTGAG GTGCTTCTATTTGGAGGACAAGTCATTTCTTGGAAAAATGAAAGGAGGGAAGAACTTCTTTATATGAGCAGCAAG GCTCAATATAAGCCACCCAAGGCGATCAGAGGAGGAATACCTGTTTGCTTTCCACAG TTTGGAAACTTTGGTGGACTTGAGCGACATGGATTTGTCCGGAACAGATTGTGGTCTTATGATGAAGATCCTTCGCCTCTGTCTCCTGCTAACAAACAATCATCAGTTGATCTGATATTGAAGTCCACAGAAGATGACCTGAAGACCTGGCCTCACAG TTTTGAACTCCGTATTCGCATCACTATCAGCCCTGGGAAGCTTACTTTGATCCCTCGTGTGAGGAACATTGACTCAAAGGCATTCTCCTTTATGTTTACACTGCGAAACTACTTATATGTATCTGACATAAG TGAAGTACGAGTTGAGGGTTTGGAGACACTGGATTATCTAGACAACTTGATGAACAAAGAAAGATTCACGGAGCAAGCAGACGCGATTACCTTTGACGGCGAG GTCGATAGAGTGTACTTGAACACACCAACAAAGATTGCGGTCATAGATCATGAACGAAAGAGGACAATCGAGTTGCGAAAGGAAGGCATGCCCAATGCAG TTGTGTGGAACCCTTGGGACAAGAAGGCAAAGACCATAGCTGATATGGGAGATGaagattacaaaacaatgcTTTGTGTAGATTCTGGAGCGATCGAGCCGCAGGTATTGTTAAAGCCTCGTGAAGAGTGGAAAGGGAGACAAGAACTGTCTATCGTCTCATCCAGTTACTGCAGCGGACAGCTTGATCCACGCAAGGTTCTTTACGGAGATAACTGA
- the LOC104773409 gene encoding protein NUCLEAR FUSION DEFECTIVE 4-like, whose translation MITPKTITTAGEEPATPSPSAPQVNSILQWWRRWTVLVAAIWIQAFTGTNFDFSAYSSDMKSSMGVSQSRLNYMAVASDLGKALGWSSGFAIAYFPVSVVLFAAAAMGLVGYGVQWLSIADVIDLPYSLVLVCCSLAGLSICWFNTVCFILCVRHFEANHSLALSLVVSFNGISAALYTLGHEAISGKSSASSDIYLLLNSLIPLIVSVLALWPVLTNPHDSDSGCRTRDEVRVFVAFNVLALITCFYLLLPSSGAYLASSPRWHFLGAIFLLLFPLCVPLLDYVHRARQSLRSSGYAVVDIEDPKILDNVSLDHQKNNAEEGCNQVRLGDEHSLGTLVCSLDFWLYYVAYFCGGTIGLVYSNNLGQIAQSLRQSRSNAKSLVTLFSAFSFLGRLLSSAPDFTRKKLDYLTRTGWFAISLLPTPIAFFILAYSPKTNQTALLEVATALIGLSSGFVFAAAVSITSDLFGRNSVGVNQNILITNIPIGSLFYGYMAGTVYDKNASTAGTPKSQVSADDAVVCVGSKCYFVTFLYWGFLSVLGFVCSLFLFIRTRPVYQRLEQNRI comes from the coding sequence ATGATAACCCCAAAGACAATAACGACGGCAGGGGAGGAACCCGCCACGCCTTCACCTTCAGCTCCACAAGTCAATTCTATTCTCCAATGGTGGCGTAGATGGACGGTTTTGGTGGCGGCTATCTGGATTCAAGCCTTCACCGGTACTAACTTCGATTTCTCTGCCTACTCTTCCGACATGAAGTCTTCCATGGGGGTTTCTCAATCACGCCTTAACTACATGGCGGTTGCTTCTGATTTAGGTAAAGCATTGGGCTGGTCTTCTGGTTTCGCCATTGCCTATTTCCCTGTCTCCGTCGTGCTGTTCGCTGCAGCTGCCATGGGACTCGTCGGTTACGGCGTCCAGTGGCTATCCATCGCCGATGTCATCGATCTTCCTTACTCTCTCGTCTTGGTTTGCTGCTCCTTGGCCGGATTAAGCATCTGCTGGTTCAACACCGTCTGCTTCATCCTCTGCGTTCGCCATTTCGAAGCCAACCACTCTCTCGCTTTGTCTCTCGTCGTCAGTTTTAACGGAATCAGTGCTGCGTTGTACACGCTTGGCCATGAAGCTATTAGTGGCAAATCATCGGCGAGCTCTGATATATACCTTCTCCTTAACTCTCTCATCCCTCTCATCGTCTCTGTTTTAGCCCTTTGGCCGGTCCTTACCAACCCTCACGATTCCGATTCTGGCTGCCGAACACGTGACGAAGTCCGAGTCTTTGTCGCCTTCAATGTCTTGGCCTTAATCACATGTTTTTACCTTCTCTTGCCTTCCTCAGGCGCCTACTTAGCTTCATCACCTCGTTGGCATTTCCTCGGTGCCATTTTCCTTCTCCTTTTCCCTTTGTGCGTACCGCTTCTCGACTATGTTCACCGCGCTCGCCAGTCCCTTCGCAGCTCTGGCTATGCAGTGGTTGACATAGAGGATCCCAAGATCCTTGATAACGTGTCTTTGGATCATCAGAAGAACAATGCGGAGGAGGGATGTAATCAAGTGAGACTGGGAGATGAACATTCTCTCGGAACCCTTGTTTGCAGTTTGGACTTTTGGCTGTACTACGTAGCTTATTTCTGTGGCGGCACGATCGGTCTTGTATACAGCAACAACTTAGGACAGATCGCCCAGTCTCTGAGACAAAGCAGATCGAATGCTAAATCCTTGGTCACGCTCTTCTCTGCCTTCTCATTTCTCGGAAGATTGCTCTCCTCTGCACCTGACTTCACACGCAAGAAACTAGACTACTTGACAAGAACAGGATGGTTCGCGATTTCGCTACTGCCAACACCTATAGCCTTCTTCATCCTGGCGTATTCGCCCAAGACAAACCAGACGGCGCTATTAGAAGTGGCTACAGCACTAATAGGGTTAAGTTCGGGGTTTGTGTTTGCGGCAGCAGTTTCCATAACGTCGGACCTCTTTGGACGCAACAGTGTGGGTGTAAACCAGAACATACTCATCACAAACATACCCATCGGATCGCTCTTCTACGGGTACATGGCTGGGACTGTCTATGACAAGAATGCCAGCACGGCGGGTACACCAAAGTCTCAGGTCTCAGCAGACGACGCGGTTGTTTGCGTAGGAAGTAAATGTTATTTCGTAACGTTTTTGTATTGGGGGTTTCTGTCAGTTTTGGGATTCGTATGTAGCTTGTTTCTTTTTATCAGAACCAGACCGGTTTATCAACGGTTAGAACAGAACAGAATCTAA
- the LOC104773391 gene encoding oleosin 5-like, whose product MADVRTHSHQLQVHPQRQHEGGIKVLYPQSGPSSTQVLAVFAGVPVGGTLLTIAGLTLAGSVIGLMLAFPLFLIFSPVIVPAAFVIGLAMTGFLASGAIGLTGLSSMSWVLNYVRRAGEHIPEELEEAKQRLAGMAEYVGQRTKDAGQTIEDKAHDVRETKTFDVRDTTKGNVRDTTKTHEVRVAST is encoded by the exons ATGGCAGACGTTCGCACACATTCACACCAGCTTCAAGTGCACCCTCAACGCCAGCACGAAGGAGGCATCAAAGTTCTTTATCCTCAGAGTGGCCCTTCTTCAACTCAG GTGCTAGCCGTATTTGCGGGTGTACCTGTTGGAGGAACGCTGCTGACTATAGCTGGTTTGACATTAGCCGGTTCGGTTATTGGACTAATGCTAGCATTCCCATTGTTTCTCATCTTCAGCCCAGTAATCGTACCAGCAGCCTTTGTGATCGGTCTAGCTATGACCGGATTCTTGGCGTCAGGGGCCATAGGTCTCACTGGACTATCATCCATGTCGTGGGTACTCAACTACGTCCGCCGGGCAGGAGAGCACATTCCggaggagcttgaggaagcaaAGCAGCGTTTGGCTGGCATGGCTGAGTACGTGGGACAGAGGACTAAAGATGCTGGACAAACCATAGAAGACAAAGCTCATGATGTCCGAGAGACCAAGACTTTTGATGTTCGAGACACCACCAAGGGTAATGTCCGAGACACCACCAAGACTCACGAGGTTCGAGTGGCGTCTACATAA
- the LOC104773410 gene encoding uncharacterized protein LOC104773410 has translation MEKTDTISDHLCGQEGSRVGKAMSRLRFVLRGLDLKTFVFLFAVLPISIFGIYLHGQKITYFLRPLWESPPKPFNILPHYYHHNTSMETLCSLHGWKLRESPRRVFDAVLFSNEIDMLTIRWKELSPYITQFVLLESNSTFTGLSKPLSFADNRDKIFKFAESRLTYGHVGGRFKKGENPFVEESFQRLALDQLIKLAGIKEDDLLIMSDVDEIPSGHTINLLRWCDGFPPILHLQLRNYLYSYEYYVDSKSWRASVHLYKPGKTRYAHFRQSNNLLTDSGWHCSFCFRHINDFVFKMKAYSHTDRVRFLHYLNPRRIQDVICKGTDLFDMLPEEHTFREIIGKLGPIPRSYSAVHLPGYLIQNADSYKYLLPGNCKRDSGL, from the exons ATGGAA AAGACGGATACCATCTCCGACCATCTTTGTGGACAG GAGGGTTCTCGAGTAGGCAAAGCCATGTCAAGGCTTCGATTTGTTCTCAGAGGACTCGatttaaaaacatttgtatttctcTTCGCTGTCCTCCCAATCTCTATCTTCGGCATCTACTTACATGGTCAGAAGATCACATATTTCTTGAGACCTCTTTGGGAATCACCTCCAAAACCTTTCAACATCCTTCCGCATTACTACCACCACAACACCTCCATGGAAACGCTCTGCAGTCTTCATGGCTGGAAACTCCGTGAATCTCCACGAAGAGTCTTCGATGCTGTCTTGTTCAGTAACGAGATCGATATGCTCACTATCCGCTGGAAGGAGTTAAGTCCTTACATTACTCAGTTTGTGCTTCTCGAATCTAACTCTACTTTCACCGGACTGTCAAAGCCCTTGTCTTTCGCAGACAACCGGGACAAGATATTCAAATTTGCTGAGTCAAGGCTGACTTATGGGCACGTTGGAGGAAGGTTCAAGAAAGGCGAAAACCCTTTTGTGGAAGAATCATTCCAAAGGCTTGCACTGGATCAGTTGATCAAACTCGCTGGTATAAAAGAAGATGATCTTCTGATAATGTCGGACGTCGATGAGATCCCGAGCGGCCATACCATAAACCTGCTTAGATGGTGTGACGGATTCCCGCCAATTCTTCATCTTCAGTTGAGAAACTACCTCTACTCGTATGAGTACTATGTCGATAGCAAAAGCTGGAGAGCTTCAGTTCATCTCTACAAGCCTGGTAAAACTCGGTACGCTCATTTCCGCCAAAGCAACAATCTTTTGACAGATTCAGGTTGGCACTGCAGTTTCTGTTTCAGACACATCAATGATTTTGTGTTCAAGATGAAAGCATACAGCCATACCGACCGGGTTAGATTCTTGCATTACCTCAACCCGAGACGAATCCAAGATGTAATCTGCAAAGGAACTGATCTTTTCGATATGCTTCCTGAAGAACACACATTTAGGGAGATTATTGGGAAACTAGGTCCGATTCCACGGTCTTATTCAGCTGTTCATCTCCCTGGATACTTGATTCAGAACGCTGATAGCTACAAGTACTTATTACCTGGGAACTGCAAACGAGATTCTGGCTTATAA
- the LOC104773386 gene encoding NAC domain-containing protein 8-like, whose protein sequence is MARAWIVDGRGIATKVKNASLSSAFQIQDCGAHIQCPNCSYRIDNSNVLLPWPGLPKGVKFEPTDEDIVEFLEAKCGLGDSQPHVLIEEFIRPVTEDVGINYTHPQNLPGANKDGVSVFFFHKTVQAYGTGQRKRRKITPTLVNDEPVRWHKTGRTKPVFLNGVQSGCKKIMVLYKSARKGSKPVKSNWVLHQYHLGTEGKEIGDYVVSKITYQQQKLGDEGENSGGRGGPRTPKTNTPTPPRPVESVAGDEEAFDDSKMFAPFMEGLDSIPEAALGKMWSKKARMDEDYVVNLSEDSLTCNESIEASSIWENQVLPPNPSLGTIGELDGFSISDLENADLGTPPDFLSLASQESLLNWIGWL, encoded by the exons ATGGCGAG GGCTTGGATTGTCGATGGTCGAGGTATTGCAACCAAAGTGAaaaatgcttctctttcttcagcttttcaGATCCAAGACTGCGGTGCTCATATCCAATGCCCCAATTGCTCCTACCGCATTGACAACAGCAAT GTACTGCTTCCATGGCCTGGTCTTCCTAAAGGTGTCAAGTTTGAGCCAACTGATGAGGACATCGTCGAATTTTTGGAAGCTAAATGTGGGCTTGGTGACTCACAACCTCACGTGCTTATCGAAGAGTTTATTCGTCCTGTCACTGAAGATGTTGGAATCAATTACACTCACCCTCAAAACCTTCCTG GTGCAAACAAAGATGGAGTaagtgtcttcttctttcacaagaCGGTGCAGGCTTATGGCACAGGACAGAGGAAACGCCGAAAGATCACACCAACTCTTGTGAACGATGAACCAGTTCGCTGGCACAAGACTGGCAGAACCAAACCTGTATTTCTCAATGGAGTCCAGAGCGGTTGCAAGAAGATCATGGTGCTCTACAAGAGCGCTAGAAAGGGGTCAAAGCCCGTGAAATCAAACTGGGTTCTGCATCAGTACCATCTAGGTACAGAAGGAAAGGAGATAGGAGACTATGTTGTTTCCAAGATCACATATCAGCAGCAGAAGCTTGGGGATGAAGGTGAGAATTCCGGGGGTAGAGGTGGCCCTAGAACACCAAAGACGAATACTCCTACACCTCCTAGACCTGTAGAAAGTGttgctggagatgaagaagcttttgatGATTCAAAGATGTTTGCTCCATTTATGGAG GGACTGGACAGCATTCCAGAAGCTGCATTAGGGAAGATGTGGTCCAAAAAAGCTCGAATGGATGAGGATTATGTTGTAAACCTCAGTGAAGATAGCTTAACATGCAATGAGAGCATTGAAGCTTCGTCTATTTGGGAAAATCAGGTTCTGCCCCCCAATCCTAGCCTCGGAACTATTGGGGAGCTTGATGGTTTCTCCATTTCAGATCTGGAGAATGCAGATTTGGGGACTCCCCCTGATTTCCTCTCT TTGGCTTCTCAGGAGAGCTTGTTGAACTGGATTGGATGGCTGTGA
- the LOC104773411 gene encoding putative pentatricopeptide repeat-containing protein At3g01580 — protein MGFYRKFSSSVDARQVFGEMSKRSLYQWNTLLKSLSRDKQWEDVLCHFVQMFRDEEKPDNFTLPVALKACGELRDVKYGEMIHGFVNKDPNFVSDLYVGSSLIYMYVKCGRMTEALKVFDELEKPDLVTWSSMVSGFEKNGSPFQAVEFFRRMAMASDITPDRVTLVTLISACTKLSNSRLGRCVHGFALRRGYSKDLSLVNSLLNCYAKSNAFKEAVNLFKTMAEKDVISWSTVIACYVLNGSAAEALCVFNEMMDHGTEPNVATLLCVLQACAAAHDLEQGRKTHELAIRKGLETDVKVSTALVDMYMKCFSPDEAYSVFSMIPRKDVVSWVALISGFTLNGMAHRSIEEFSMMLLANNTRPDAILMVKILGSCSELGFLEQAECFHSYVIKYGFDSNSFIGASLVELYSRCGSLGNASKVFNEITLKDTVVWTSLITGYGIHGKGFKALETFSHMVNSSEVEPNKVTFLSVLSACSHAGLIHEGLSIFELMVNKYRFVPNLEHYAVLVDLLGRVGELDTAIEITKRMPFSPTPQILGTLLGACRIHQNNEMAEIVAKKLFELESNHAGYYMLMSNLYGVKGEWESVEKLRNSVKQRGIKKGLAESLIEITRKVHRFVADDDLHPEKEPVYGLLKELDLHMKADLEYSVYFEYEGDSL, from the exons ATGGGTTTTTACCGGAAGTTCTCTTCTTCCGTGGATGCACGCCAAGTGTTCGGCGAAATGTCGAAGAGAAGCTTATACCAGTGGAATACTCTTCTTAAGAGTTTATCCAGAGATAAACAATGGGAAGATGTCCTCTGTCACTTTGTTCAAATGTTCCGCGATGAAGAAAAGCCTGATAATTTCACTCTTCCAGTTGCTCTCAAGGCCTGCGGTGAGTTGCGGGATGTTAAGTATGGGGAAATGATTCATGGGTTTGTGAACAAGGATCCCAATTTTGTCTCTGACCTTTATGTTGGATCTTCTCTGATTTATATGTATGTTAAATGTGGGAGAATGACCGAAGCTTTGAAGGTGTTCGATGAGTTGGAGAAGCCTGATTTAGTGACTTGGTCTTCTATGGTTTCTGGTTTTGAGAAAAACGGGTCTCCCTTTCAGGCCGTTGAGTTTTTCAGGAGAATGGCTATGGCTTCTGATATTACTCCTGATCGGGTGACTTTAGTCACACTAATCTCTGCATGTACAAAGCTATCGAATTCAAGGCTTGGGAGATGTGTGCATGGTTTTGCGCTGAGGCGTGGGTATTCAAAGGATCTGTCTTTAGTAAATTCGCTATTGAACTGTTATGCGAAGTCGAATGCTTTCAAAGAAGCGGTTAATTTGTTCAAGACGATGGCAGAGAAAGACGTTATATCTTGGAGCACAGTGATTGCTTGCTACGTTCTAAATGGATCTGCCGCTGAAGCATTGTGTGTCTTCAATGAGATGATGGATCACGGAACAGAACCTAATGTAGCTACTTTGCTCTGTGTTTTACAAGCTTGTGCAGCTGCTCATGATTTAGAGCAAGGTAGGAAGACTCATGAATTAGCCATTAGGAAAGGTTTAGAGACAGATGTGAAAGTCTCCACTGCTCTAGTCGATATGTATATGAAGTGTTTCTCCCCCGACGAAGCTTATTCTGTTTTCTCCATGATTCCAAGGAAAGATGTGGTCTCTTGGGTTGCTTTGATAAGTGGCTTTACATTAAATGGAATGGCTCACAGATCAATTGAGGAGTTTTCCATGATGCTGCTGGCAAATAATACCAGGCCTGACGCTATTCTTATGGTCAAGATTCTCGGGTCATGTTCGGAGTTGGGTTTTCTCGAACAAGCTGAATGCTTTCATAGTTATGTGATTAAATATGGATTTGACAGTAACTCATTCATCGGAGCGTCTCTTGTCGAGCTTTACTCGAGATGTGGCAGTCTAGGCAATGCTTCTAAAGTATTCAACGAGATTACTTTAAAGGACACTGTGGTTTGGACCTCTTTGATCACTGGTTATGGAATTCATGGGAAGGGCTTTAAAGCGCTGGAGACATTTAGTCACATGGTCAACAGCTCAGAAGTTGAGCCTAACAAAGTGACATTTCTCTCAGTCTTATCTGCTTGTAGTCACGCAGGTTTGATACACGAGGGGTTGAGCATATTTGAGTTGATGGTgaataaatatagatttgttCCTAACTTAGAACACTATGCTGTATTGGTTGATCTTCTTGGTCGTGTAGGAGAACTAGATACTGCCATTGAAATCACAAAGCGGATGCCTTTTTCACCAACACCTCAAATCTTGGGTACTCTTTTAGGCGCGTGTAGAATTCATCAGAATAATGAGATGGCAGAAATTGTGGCAAAGAAGCTTTTTGAATTGGAATCTAATCATGCTGGTTATTACATGTTAATGTCGAATCTGTATGGGGTTAAGGGAGAGTGGGAGAGTGTGGAGAAGTTGAGAAATTCAGTGAAGCAGAGAGGAATTAAGAAAGGCCTGGCAGAGAGTTTGATTGAGATAACAAGAAAG GTACATAGATTTGTGGCGGATGATGATTTGCATCCCGAGAAAGAGCCGGTTTATGGATTGCTCAAAGAGCTGGATTTGCATATGAAAGCAGACTTGGAATATTCTGTGTACTTCGAATATGAGGGAGACAGCTTGTGA
- the LOC104773385 gene encoding cell division control protein 48 homolog C-like, whose protein sequence is MVRRGRGGGGGGMGGGINRRYLSQVMDSCGKDLTTAEDIVDDLCSKYGNFARLTRQVLLLNVRQVLNVRNNNKRVKDDDEDDNNGDDVEGSAAQRKKQRRVDEKEEKLQRAEQSHLRKRSMERSVSSSPSSSSPSEDSGDVSTSEDAIYGEKLSPLFDLTNDSLRDNYAKLNSSSKKPIGAPEENNVEVETVSNKGRSKLATMGVRKEAKGSLSLSGTTGNGGDLVVDGNKGPTFKDFGGIKKILDDLEMNVLFPILNPEPFKKIGVKPPSGILFHGPPGCGKTKLANAIANEVGVPFYKISATDVVSGVSGASEENIRELFSDAYKTAPSIVFIDEIDAIGSKRENQQREMEKRIVTQLLTCMDGPGQKGGKSGPDSNTGFVLVIGATNRPDALDPALRRSGRFECEIALSVPDEDARAEILSVVVQKLRLEGPFDNKKIARLTPGFVGADLESIAYYAGRKAIKRIKDSRKSEQSGDAAEDDKSWLRLPWPEEELEKLFVKMSDFEEAVNIAQASLTREGFSIVPDVKWDDVGGLDHLRLEFNRYLVRPIKRPDIYKAFGVDLETGFLLYGPPGCGKTLIAKAAANEAGANFMHIKGAELLNKYVGESELAIRTLFQRARTCAPCVLFFDEVDALTTSRGKEGAWVVERLLNQFLVELDGGERRNVYVIGATNRPDVVDPAFLRPGRFGNLLYVPLPNADQRASILKAIARKKPVDPSVDLDGIAKMNCEGFSGADLAGLVQKATFQAVEEMVGSSESSEDDVLDTTQCTIKMTHFEQVLSSVSPSVNKQDRERYEALSKKLQKSIGRNTEQVTIGPSFALE, encoded by the exons ATGGTGAGAAGAGGTCGCGGCGGCGGAGGCGGTGGTATGGGCGGAGGAATCAATCGCAGATATCTGAGTCAAGTTATGGATTCATGCGGGAAAGATTTAACTACGGCggaggatatcgtcgatgatcTCTGTTCCAAATACGGCAATTTTGCGAGGTTGACTCGACAAGTGCTTCTTCTCAATGTCAGACAAGTCCTTAAtgtaagaaacaacaacaagagggttaaagacgacgacgaagatgaCAACAATGGCGACGATGTGGAAGGTTCTGCTGCtcagagaaagaaacagagacgggttgatgagaaagaggagaagttgcAGAGAGCTGAGCAGTCACATCTTAGGAAGAGGAGCATGGAACGTTCAGTGTCTTCTTCtccgtcgtcttcttctccgtcgGAAGACAGTGGCGATGTCTCTACCTCCGAGGACGCTATTTATGGCGAGAAGCTTAGTCCGCTGTTTGATTTGACTAATGACAGTCTACGAGATAACTACGCTAAGTTAAACAGCTCCTCCAAGAAACCAATTGGGGCGCCTGAGGAGAACAATGTCGAAGTTGAGACTGTGAGCAACAAAGGTAGAAGCAAGTTGGCTACAATGGGGGTGAGAAAGGAGGCTAAAGGCTCTCTTTCCCTGAGTGGAACTACTGGTAATGGTGGTGATTTGGTAGTGGACGGTAATAAAGGACCTacttttaaagattttggtgGGATTAAGAAAATTTTGGATGATTTGGAGATGAATGTTCTATTCCCTATTCTCAATCCTGAACCGTTTAAGAAGATTGGAGTGAAGCCACCAAGCGGGATTCTATTTCATGGACCACCTGGTTGTGGAAAGACCAAGTTGGCCAATGCCATTGCTAATGAAGTTGGTGTTCCGTTTTATAAGATCTCAGCCACAGATGTGGTTTCTGGTGTTTCCG GTGCTTCTGAAGAGAATATTAGAGAGCTCTTCTCTGATGCGTATAAGACTGCGCCTTCAATTGTGTTTATCGATGAGATTGATGCAATTGgatcaaagagagaaaatcaGCAAAGGGAGATGGAGAAGCGGATAGTAACGCAATTATTGACTTGTATGGATGGACCTGGTCAAAAAGGCGGTAAAAGTGGTCCTGATTCTAATACTGGATTTGTTCTCGTCATTGGAGCTACAAATAGACCTGATGCTCTTGATCCTGCTTTGAGAAGAAGTGGACGATTTGAGTGTGAGATCGCTCTAAGTGTTCCAGATGAAGACGCAAGGGCTGAGATACTCTCTGTTGTAGTCCAAAAACTGAGACTAGAAGGGCcttttgacaataaaaaaatagcTCGTTTAACACCGGGTTTTGTTGGAGCTGATTTGGAGAGTATTGCTTACTATGCTGGCAGAAAAGCCATAAAGAGAATCAAGGATTCAAGAAAATCTGAACAGTCTGGAGACGCTGCTGAAGATGATAAATCTTGGCTGAGGCTGCCCTGGCCAGAAGAAGAGTTGGAAAAACTCTTTGTCAAAATGTCTGATTTCGAG GAAGCAGTGAATATAGCTCAGGCATCTTTAACAAGAGAAGGATTCTCAATTGTGCCTGACGTCAAGTGGGATGATGTTGGTGGACTTGACCATCTACGACTTGAATTCAACCGTTATTTAGTCAGGCCTATCAAAAGGCCTGATATTTATAAG GCTTTTGGAGTAGACTTAGAGACAGGATTTTTGCTCTATGGACCACCGGGTTGTGGTAAGACATTGATTGCAAAGGCAGCTGCTAACGAGGCTGGAGCTAATTTCATGCACATCAAG GGTGCAGAACTTCTAAATAAATATGTCGGAGAAAGCGAGCTAGCTATTCGGACATTATTTCAGCGCGCTCGAACATGCGCACCATGTGTACTCTTCTTTGATGAG GTGGATGCTTTGACTACAAGTCGTGGCAAAGAAGGTGCTTGGGTTGTGGAACGGCTTTTGAACCAG TTTCTTGTGGAGCTGGACGGTGGAGAAAGGCGTAATGTGTATGTAATTGGAGCTACAAACAGGCCAGATGTAGTTGATCCTGCTTTCTTGAGACCAGGTAGGTTTGGGAATCTTCTTTACGTACCCCTCCCTAACGCGGATCAGCGTGCTTCAATTTTAAAAGCCATAGCGAGGAAGAAACCCGTAGATCCTAGTGTTGATCTTGATGGCATTGCAAAGATGAACTGTGAAGGTTTCAGCGGAGCTGATCTCGCTGGCTTG GTTCAAAAAGCTACATTCCAGGCAGTGGAGGAGATGGTAGGCTCCAGTGAGTCGTCTGAAGATGATGTATTAGATACAACTCAGTGTACCATCAAGATGACTCATTTCGAGCAAGTCTTGTCCTCAGTCTCACCTTCTGTGAACAAACag GATCGAGAACGCTACGAGGCACTATCAAAGAAGCTTCAAAAAAGCATTGGAAGGAACACTGAACAAGTCACCATAGGACCATCTTTCGCCCTTGAGTAA